GCTCAGCATCCCCAGAGCTCGGGGGACAGGAGGGCAAAGAGAACGGACTGAGGACGGGGCTGGATTTGGACAGCTGCAGAGTGAACAGCGTGTGGGACAAACAGGAGTCTGAGGACATGGATTGTGAAGGAACCAGTAAAAACATCTTCCCAGATGACGACAGTAATCAGATTCTTCCTGTGGAGCAGTTCTTTGGAAACTTGGATGTTGTACAGGTGAGACTTTTTTTGGTTTATCTCCATAATGGGGACAATCTGTGACTCATTTTGGATTATGTTGCTTGCAAAAGGTTCTTGTAGATGAAAGCTTTCCCAACTGATGGCCAGTGTAGGAGGGGCTGTGTTGATAAGACACTGACTAAACATAGATAAAGCAGCACCCAACTAAATGTACAGTTTGATAACTTTAATGGTGTTGCCTCATGTGACTATGGCGTGTGTTCTACCAGCAATATTTTTAGGGCTAAATATTAACAAGTAAGTGCATATTTCAGGAGGCAACAATAGAGTCCAGATGAACAAAAGTTTCTTGTGTTAAATAAACTACTaaacatagtgtgtgtgtgtgtgtgtgtgtgtgggggggcgatttttgtatgttttgtatgcggttttaaaagaatgaataaaaatggttaatcattaaaaaaataaaaacagattgtAAAGGTGCAAAATGGAAGACGATGTGTTGCTACCAAGAATGCTTTACAGTGCTAcgacagtggtgctcataagtttatgaacccatgctaaagttgactaaaaagagaaataaaaaaaatcatcttttggaaattgttcttaatgccttaattaaaaaaataggaaaaatccaacctttaaggatgCCAATTTTCtttatgaatgaataatgtatcgtagataaataaatgttcttccttaaaatacagggggcatcaGTATacacacacccctatgttaaattcccagaggcaggcagatttttacttttaaaggcgagttatttcatggatccactATCCACTATTGAAACCATGAATGCTATCCAAGTATGCACTCATGAAACGATCTTTGTGTGGGATACCTGTACTGCTTTTAAATGTGGCAGCGCAGAAGCTAGATTTGCTTGGTGAAGAATATGTCCACGTTGAATGAATTACAAAAAATTTATTCCACAGGACTTCCCTTACAAATCGTCGGAGAGTTCCGCCCATGTTCAGAAGGAGAACAGGAGACGGCATTACTACGCACGAGAGGACAGCGATGAAGAGGAGGCGGGCCTCAGCAGTGTGTAGCGAGACGACAGAGAGGACACTTAGTGAAGAGTAACTGCCCCGATGACTGTTGTGGACTCAAAGTCATGCCTGCTGAAGGACATACAACGCTCAGCACTTAGGAAAAAACAGCCAAATTAAACCACCTGTTCAGATGCTGCGTTCGATCCGAACGCTCTCTCAAATATAGCATGAGTGGCGGCGCTCACGAGTCGCTGGTGATGAAGTTGCCCACTGCGACGTGAGTAAGGGAGGCATGAACTTGCTGTAGCTAAATCTGCTGTTAGCCGACTATTATTGTATGAGCGTATTTGCTTCAAACCTGCTTCCAGTACCCCGACATGAGCTGAAGAGATTCGTCACAACCAtcgactgttaatattaatggacagcgcATCCGGTTCAGccaagtgctgcaaatgcggaagtgccttcaAACTGCCTTCTGTCAGAAAGTCCGCAGGTGACACGTGCGGTacaggtcggtttctgtagaagtctatgagaaagtgactctcttctcacttgatttattaccccagtaaacattttaataataatgagtttatggtctcagtCGCTAGTTTTATGTCAATGTGATTGACAATTCGCTGCCTGtcttatatgtaatataactatgggacaaagtagagctgggcgatatggagaaaattaaatatcctgatatttttgaccaaatacctctatcgatattgtagggttgacaattggtgcttttacaaaatatgcacacaatgagatttttgatcatcagttatgttgatataataactgtgggtaaaagcaaataatagaacagtctggtgtgttcagagaattacatcactctactgtaaccAGTAAAACAGTCAAAGCGACTGAgtctatgaaaagcgctatataaactcactttattattattattattaaaagacCACACATGTCATATCtggatattacgatatccagaatctaagatgatatctagcctcatatattgatatcgat
This genomic interval from Perca fluviatilis chromosome 5, GENO_Pfluv_1.0, whole genome shotgun sequence contains the following:
- the c5h1orf174 gene encoding UPF0688 protein C1orf174 homolog isoform X1, which translates into the protein MMHKMPGQLDSLKPRKRKSSSRKPQASTTRRRCMKSPETQLAAESSSVVSGYSEADDPLETLSCISCECHQSAGRRRCSASPELGGQEGKENGLRTGLDLDSCRVNSVWDKQESEDMDCEGTSKNIFPDDDSNQILPVEQFFGNLDVVQDFPYKSSESSAHVQKENRRRHYYAREDSDEEEAGLSSV
- the c5h1orf174 gene encoding UPF0688 protein C1orf174 homolog isoform X2, which produces MMHKPQASTTRRRCMKSPETQLAAESSSVVSGYSEADDPLETLSCISCECHQSAGRRRCSASPELGGQEGKENGLRTGLDLDSCRVNSVWDKQESEDMDCEGTSKNIFPDDDSNQILPVEQFFGNLDVVQDFPYKSSESSAHVQKENRRRHYYAREDSDEEEAGLSSV